A window of Solanum stenotomum isolate F172 chromosome 3, ASM1918654v1, whole genome shotgun sequence contains these coding sequences:
- the LOC125857495 gene encoding uncharacterized protein LOC125857495 isoform X1 yields MVPFIEAICNSVSGEMLCVDPYVSCLQPVEKQLVSEGFAPISEDVPMSGSVMFNSVLPSQEQQPAISPNALSVLHPPKNEISGTLSITKSERLNFQSSNKKHSRKRKRLEWKTISHETELCPDAVSKCNDNYMSNHRSLESLQELKEHLSYLGWKIEQAKDYNIIRTRYVAPDGKIFQSLRKVCKMLEKSETWVEGQKTSYDGSSDDLNLSTCLAKAQTCSEVSELQYTSQEPIVPPEICPEAVIDYCLLGSTDNPAYKKLNSGEKKSMIMKAKKHLAAIGWKFSYCQKGDRRELRYCPPHGRKKFISLRTACIWCMQQWKAEGQMPELFSRSNVLEFQGNLAPQRTSCKKLSMATFSVLPLPKEPAQLNKVTVCEISKTRKKSNHAGGWNMLKEGKSRSSRTVVDGTESQSSARQLRSSKRARQAIVSSSLHHTPRTVLSWLIDNNVVLPRAKVQYRVKKDGHPMAEGWITRAGIKCKCCQKVYGISNFEVHAGSSYHRPSANIFLEDGRSLLDCQLQMKEKSIVRNTRKRSPLLKKRSHLGTNDNVCSVCHYGGELLLCDECPSSFHTGCLGMKEVPDGEWFCPSCCCEMCGESRFDKNKDHFTDSSLLICCQCEHKYHARCVRDKGLQKLDCYPVGKWFCNKRCEQICLGIHQLLAKPVMVGIDNLTWTLLKYVKPDDFDSDAAKDEFVLETYSKLGVALDVMHECFEPVEEPYTRRDLMEDVIFNRWSELNRLNFQGFYTVLLERNDEVITVATVRIYGEKVAEVPLVATRFQYRRLGMCRILMNELEKKLMELGVERLVLPAAPTVLNTWTTSFGFTMVKESQRLNFLNYTFLDFQGTVMCQKLLQDIPPEVSSESTEAYQTQLDHIKSKETVELDGNSALSEVFQAEQIEGSEIVDQGYADAPGGCESNDTDAPTPLITVANQQAPLGCQDETSLQYQAEVTDSKVLEKKGVVQYKCYKRRKKISACG; encoded by the exons ATGGTACCTTTTATTGAAGCCATATGCAATTCGGTTAGTGGGGAGATGCTGTGTGTGGATCCGTATGTATCATGTCTTCAGCCTGTAGAAAAACAACTTGTTTCGGAGGGTTTTGCACCAATCTCAGAGGATGTTCCAATGAGTGGTAGTGTTATGTTTAACTCAGTTCTGCCAAGCCAAGAACAACAACCAGCTATATCACCTAATGCTTTGTCAGTTTTACATCCccctaaaaatgaaatttccGGTACTTTGTCAATTACTAAGAGTGAGAGACTGAATTTTCAGTCTTCCAATAAGAAACATTCTAGAAAGAGGAAGCGACTTGAATGGAAGACCATCTCCCATGAAACTGAGCTTTGTCCTGATGCAGTTTCCAAGTGCAATGATAATTATATGTCGAACCATAGGTCCTTAGAGTCCTTGCAAGAACTTAAGGAACATTTGTCTTACTTAGGATGGAAAATTGAGCAAGCAAAGGATTACAACATCATTAGGACACGGTATGTGGCTCCTGATGGGAAGATATTTCAATCACTTCGTAAAGTTTGTAAGATGTTGGAAAAGTCAGAAACTTGGGTAGAAGGCCAAAAAACATCATATGATGGTTCATCTGATGATCTCAACCTTTCTACTTGCCTGGCAAAAGCACAGACATGTAGTGAGGTGTCTGAGCTGCAATATACTTCTCAAGAACCAATCGTTCCTCCTGAAATCTGCCCTGAAGCTGTAATTGACTATTGTTTACTGGGATCAACAGACAATCCTGCCTATAAGAAGTTGAACAGTGGGGAAAAGAAGTCTATGATCATGAAAGCTAAGAAACACCTCGCTGCAATAGGATGGAAATTTTCTTATTGTCAGAAAGGGGACAGGAGAGAACTGCGGTATTGTCCTCCTCATGGGAGGAAAAAATTCATCTCTCTTCGAACGGCATGCATATGGTGTATGCAGCAGTGGAAAGCTGAGGGACAGATGCCTGAATTATTTTCCCGGTCAAATGTTCTGGAATTTCAGGGGAATTTGGCACCTCAGAGGACCTCATGTAAGAAATTATCAATGGCGACATTTTCTGTCTTGCCACTTCCGAAAGAACCTGCTCAACTTAATAAAGTCACAGTTTGTGAAATCAgcaaaacaagaaagaaaagtaaCCACGCAGGTGGGTGGAACATGTTGAAAGAAGGAAAATCCAGATCTTCAAGAACAGTAGTAGATGGTACAGAATCTCAGTCTTCAGCTCGTCAGTTGCGATCAAGTAAAAGAGCTCGGCAGGCAATAGTTTCTTCTTCCTTGCATCATACACCTCGAACAGTTTTATCTTGGTTGATTGACAATAATGTGGTTCTGCCCCGTGCCAAAGTGCAGTATCGTGTGAAAAAAGATGGTCATCCAATGGCAGAAGGGTGGATCACTCGTGCAGGGATCAAATGCAAGTGCTGCCAAAAAGTTTATGGAATTAGCAATTTTGAGGTGCATGCTGGAAGCAGTTATCACAGACCTTCagcaaatatatttttggaagATGGACGATCCCTTCTTGATTGTCAACTGCAGATGAAAGAAAAGAGTATTGTAAGAAACACGAGGAAGAGATCACCTTTGTTGAAGAAGCGCAGCCATCTGGGCACAAATGACAATGTGTGTTCTGTGTGCCATTACGGTGGTGAATTACTTCTGTGTGATGAATGCCCATCTTCCTTTCATACTGGTTGCCTTGGAATGAAG GAGGTTCCCGATGGCGAGTGGTTTTGCCCATCATGCTGTTGTGAAATGTGTGGCGAGAGCAGATTTGATAAAAACAAAGACCACTTTACAGACAGCAGTCTACTTATCTGTTGTCAGTGTGAGCACAAGT ATCATGCTCGGTGCGTGAGAGATAAGGGTCTTCAAAAGCTGGATTGTTATCCTGTAGGAAAATGGTTTTGCAATAAGAGATGTGAGCAG ATATGTTTGGGTATCCACCAACTCTTGGCAAAGCCAGTTATGGTGGGGATTGATAACCTCACTTGGACTTTATTGAAATACGTAAAACCTGATGATTTTGATTCGGATGCTGCTAAAGATGAGTTCGTCTTGGAGACTTATAGTAAACTTGGTGTCGCTTTGGATGTGATGCATGAGTGCTTTGAGCCTGTCGAAGAACCTTACACAAGGAGGGATCTTATGGAAGATGTTATCTTTAATAGATG GTCAGAGCTGAATCGCTTAAATTTTCAAGGTTTCTATACTGTGCTTCTGGAAAGAAATGATGAAGTGATTACAGTAGCAACTGTGAG gaTTTATGGAGAAAAGGTAGCTGAGGTTCCTCTTGTGGCAACAAGATTTCAGTACCGCAGACTTGGAATGTGTCGCATCTTAATGAATGAGCTTGAAAAG AAACTAATGGAATTAGGAGTTGAGAGGCTAGTTTTGCCTGCTGCCCCCACCGTGCTAAACACATGGACCACTTCATTTGGTTTCACAATGGTGAAAGAATCTCAGAGGCTAAACTTCTTGAATTACACTTTCCTTGATTTCCAGGGTACAGTAATGTGTCAGAAACTCCTCCAGGATATCCCTCCAGAGGTATCAAGTGAATCAACAG AAGCTTATCAAACTCAACTTGACCACATAAAAAGCAAGGAGACTGTTGAGTTGGATGGAAACAGTGCGCTTTCTGAGGTCTTCCAAGCTGAGCAAATTGAAGGGAGTGAAATTGTGGATCAAGGATATGCAGA TGCACCTGGAGGATGTGAAAGCAATGATACGGATGCTCCAACTCCTCTCATTACTGTG GCGAACCAACAAGCTCCTCTTGGCTGTCAGGATGAGACTAGTCTGCAATACCAAGCTGAAGTTACTGATAGTAAggttttagaaaaaaaaggtGTTGTCCAATACAAATGTTACAAGCGGAGAAAAAAGATATCAGCCTGTGGATAA
- the LOC125857495 gene encoding uncharacterized protein LOC125857495 isoform X2 gives MVPFIEAICNSVSGEMLCVDPYVSCLQPVEKQLVSEGFAPISEDVPMSGSVMFNSVLPSQEQQPAISPNALSVLHPPKNEISGTLSITKSERLNFQSSNKKHSRKRKRLEWKTISHETELCPDAVSKCNDNYMSNHRSLESLQELKEHLSYLGWKIEQAKDYNIIRTRYVAPDGKIFQSLRKVCKMLEKSETWVEGQKTSYDGSSDDLNLSTCLAKAQTCSEVSELQYTSQEPIVPPEICPEAVIDYCLLGSTDNPAYKKLNSGEKKSMIMKAKKHLAAIGWKFSYCQKGDRRELRYCPPHGRKKFISLRTACIWCMQQWKAEGQMPELFSRSNVLEFQGNLAPQRTSCKKLSMATFSVLPLPKEPAQLNKVTVCEISKTRKKSNHAGGWNMLKEGKSRSSRTVVDGTESQSSARQLRSSKRARQAIVSSSLHHTPRTVLSWLIDNNVVLPRAKVQYRVKKDGHPMAEGWITRAGIKCKCCQKVYGISNFEVHAGSSYHRPSANIFLEDGRSLLDCQLQMKEKSIVRNTRKRSPLLKKRSHLGTNDNVCSVCHYGGELLLCDECPSSFHTGCLGMKEVPDGEWFCPSCCCEMCGESRFDKNKDHFTDSSLLICCQCEHKYHARCVRDKGLQKLDCYPVGKWFCNKRCEQICLGIHQLLAKPVMVGIDNLTWTLLKYVKPDDFDSDAAKDEFVLETYSKLGVALDVMHECFEPVEEPYTRRDLMEDVIFNRWSELNRLNFQGFYTVLLERNDEVITVATVRIYGEKVAEVPLVATRFQYRRLGMCRILMNELEKKLMELGVERLVLPAAPTVLNTWTTSFGFTMVKESQRLNFLNYTFLDFQGTVMCQKLLQDIPPEVSSESTAYQTQLDHIKSKETVELDGNSALSEVFQAEQIEGSEIVDQGYADAPGGCESNDTDAPTPLITVANQQAPLGCQDETSLQYQAEVTDSKVLEKKGVVQYKCYKRRKKISACG, from the exons ATGGTACCTTTTATTGAAGCCATATGCAATTCGGTTAGTGGGGAGATGCTGTGTGTGGATCCGTATGTATCATGTCTTCAGCCTGTAGAAAAACAACTTGTTTCGGAGGGTTTTGCACCAATCTCAGAGGATGTTCCAATGAGTGGTAGTGTTATGTTTAACTCAGTTCTGCCAAGCCAAGAACAACAACCAGCTATATCACCTAATGCTTTGTCAGTTTTACATCCccctaaaaatgaaatttccGGTACTTTGTCAATTACTAAGAGTGAGAGACTGAATTTTCAGTCTTCCAATAAGAAACATTCTAGAAAGAGGAAGCGACTTGAATGGAAGACCATCTCCCATGAAACTGAGCTTTGTCCTGATGCAGTTTCCAAGTGCAATGATAATTATATGTCGAACCATAGGTCCTTAGAGTCCTTGCAAGAACTTAAGGAACATTTGTCTTACTTAGGATGGAAAATTGAGCAAGCAAAGGATTACAACATCATTAGGACACGGTATGTGGCTCCTGATGGGAAGATATTTCAATCACTTCGTAAAGTTTGTAAGATGTTGGAAAAGTCAGAAACTTGGGTAGAAGGCCAAAAAACATCATATGATGGTTCATCTGATGATCTCAACCTTTCTACTTGCCTGGCAAAAGCACAGACATGTAGTGAGGTGTCTGAGCTGCAATATACTTCTCAAGAACCAATCGTTCCTCCTGAAATCTGCCCTGAAGCTGTAATTGACTATTGTTTACTGGGATCAACAGACAATCCTGCCTATAAGAAGTTGAACAGTGGGGAAAAGAAGTCTATGATCATGAAAGCTAAGAAACACCTCGCTGCAATAGGATGGAAATTTTCTTATTGTCAGAAAGGGGACAGGAGAGAACTGCGGTATTGTCCTCCTCATGGGAGGAAAAAATTCATCTCTCTTCGAACGGCATGCATATGGTGTATGCAGCAGTGGAAAGCTGAGGGACAGATGCCTGAATTATTTTCCCGGTCAAATGTTCTGGAATTTCAGGGGAATTTGGCACCTCAGAGGACCTCATGTAAGAAATTATCAATGGCGACATTTTCTGTCTTGCCACTTCCGAAAGAACCTGCTCAACTTAATAAAGTCACAGTTTGTGAAATCAgcaaaacaagaaagaaaagtaaCCACGCAGGTGGGTGGAACATGTTGAAAGAAGGAAAATCCAGATCTTCAAGAACAGTAGTAGATGGTACAGAATCTCAGTCTTCAGCTCGTCAGTTGCGATCAAGTAAAAGAGCTCGGCAGGCAATAGTTTCTTCTTCCTTGCATCATACACCTCGAACAGTTTTATCTTGGTTGATTGACAATAATGTGGTTCTGCCCCGTGCCAAAGTGCAGTATCGTGTGAAAAAAGATGGTCATCCAATGGCAGAAGGGTGGATCACTCGTGCAGGGATCAAATGCAAGTGCTGCCAAAAAGTTTATGGAATTAGCAATTTTGAGGTGCATGCTGGAAGCAGTTATCACAGACCTTCagcaaatatatttttggaagATGGACGATCCCTTCTTGATTGTCAACTGCAGATGAAAGAAAAGAGTATTGTAAGAAACACGAGGAAGAGATCACCTTTGTTGAAGAAGCGCAGCCATCTGGGCACAAATGACAATGTGTGTTCTGTGTGCCATTACGGTGGTGAATTACTTCTGTGTGATGAATGCCCATCTTCCTTTCATACTGGTTGCCTTGGAATGAAG GAGGTTCCCGATGGCGAGTGGTTTTGCCCATCATGCTGTTGTGAAATGTGTGGCGAGAGCAGATTTGATAAAAACAAAGACCACTTTACAGACAGCAGTCTACTTATCTGTTGTCAGTGTGAGCACAAGT ATCATGCTCGGTGCGTGAGAGATAAGGGTCTTCAAAAGCTGGATTGTTATCCTGTAGGAAAATGGTTTTGCAATAAGAGATGTGAGCAG ATATGTTTGGGTATCCACCAACTCTTGGCAAAGCCAGTTATGGTGGGGATTGATAACCTCACTTGGACTTTATTGAAATACGTAAAACCTGATGATTTTGATTCGGATGCTGCTAAAGATGAGTTCGTCTTGGAGACTTATAGTAAACTTGGTGTCGCTTTGGATGTGATGCATGAGTGCTTTGAGCCTGTCGAAGAACCTTACACAAGGAGGGATCTTATGGAAGATGTTATCTTTAATAGATG GTCAGAGCTGAATCGCTTAAATTTTCAAGGTTTCTATACTGTGCTTCTGGAAAGAAATGATGAAGTGATTACAGTAGCAACTGTGAG gaTTTATGGAGAAAAGGTAGCTGAGGTTCCTCTTGTGGCAACAAGATTTCAGTACCGCAGACTTGGAATGTGTCGCATCTTAATGAATGAGCTTGAAAAG AAACTAATGGAATTAGGAGTTGAGAGGCTAGTTTTGCCTGCTGCCCCCACCGTGCTAAACACATGGACCACTTCATTTGGTTTCACAATGGTGAAAGAATCTCAGAGGCTAAACTTCTTGAATTACACTTTCCTTGATTTCCAGGGTACAGTAATGTGTCAGAAACTCCTCCAGGATATCCCTCCAGAGGTATCAAGTGAATCAACAG CTTATCAAACTCAACTTGACCACATAAAAAGCAAGGAGACTGTTGAGTTGGATGGAAACAGTGCGCTTTCTGAGGTCTTCCAAGCTGAGCAAATTGAAGGGAGTGAAATTGTGGATCAAGGATATGCAGA TGCACCTGGAGGATGTGAAAGCAATGATACGGATGCTCCAACTCCTCTCATTACTGTG GCGAACCAACAAGCTCCTCTTGGCTGTCAGGATGAGACTAGTCTGCAATACCAAGCTGAAGTTACTGATAGTAAggttttagaaaaaaaaggtGTTGTCCAATACAAATGTTACAAGCGGAGAAAAAAGATATCAGCCTGTGGATAA